One segment of Desulfatirhabdium butyrativorans DSM 18734 DNA contains the following:
- a CDS encoding arsenite methyltransferase, giving the protein MNAVKTDEIRQTVREKYGRIAGGNGIGCCSGGGSGCCGSQIGDPGMISKGLGYSDDDVGAAPQGANLGLGCGNPTAIAALRPGEFVLDLGSGGGFDCFLAAGQVGETGHVIGVDMTPEMISKARANAEQGGYRNVEFRLGEIENLPVADGIIDVILSNCVINLSPDKARVFAEMFRVLKPGGRLAISDVVACGEMPEEIRRDMALYTGCIAGASPVSDIERMLADRGFVDIRVCPKDESKSFIRDWAPGTNVTDYVISATIEAVKPANVSLF; this is encoded by the coding sequence GGGCAATGGCATAGGTTGCTGCTCTGGCGGCGGAAGCGGGTGCTGCGGTTCGCAAATCGGCGATCCCGGCATGATCTCCAAAGGCCTTGGATACAGTGATGATGATGTTGGCGCGGCTCCTCAGGGGGCGAACCTGGGACTTGGTTGTGGGAATCCAACGGCGATAGCGGCGCTCAGGCCGGGAGAGTTCGTTCTGGATCTGGGTAGCGGCGGAGGGTTCGACTGTTTTCTGGCAGCCGGACAGGTCGGGGAGACGGGGCATGTCATCGGCGTGGACATGACACCGGAGATGATCTCCAAGGCAAGGGCCAATGCGGAACAAGGCGGCTATCGCAACGTGGAATTCCGTCTTGGTGAAATTGAGAACCTGCCGGTGGCCGACGGCATCATCGATGTGATTCTCTCCAACTGTGTCATCAACCTGTCGCCGGATAAAGCCCGGGTCTTTGCGGAAATGTTCCGGGTATTGAAGCCGGGAGGCCGGTTGGCCATCTCGGATGTGGTCGCCTGTGGCGAGATGCCGGAGGAAATCCGCAGGGACATGGCCTTGTACACGGGGTGCATTGCAGGGGCTTCCCCGGTATCGGATATTGAACGAATGCTGGCGGATCGGGGTTTCGTCGATATTCGCGTGTGCCCGAAGGATGAAAGCAAATCCTTTATCCGGGACTGGGCTCCGGGAACGAATGTTACCGATTATGTGATTTCAGCAACGATCGAGGCCGTCAAACCAGCCAATGTGTCGTTATT